The genomic DNA GCGTTCGACCACAGGGGCATCGATCATCTTACCGTCAAGGGCGATAACACCGGAGTTGCGCGCGTTCGCCTCGCGAATTGCCGCAAAAATGCGCATCGCTTTGTCTATCTCTTTGTCAGTGGGGGTAAACAACGTGTTGATACGATCCACCTGACGCGGATGGATGGCGACCTTACCGTCATAGCCGATGTTTTTGATGGCAAGGGTGTCCTCAACCAGCCCCTCCTCATCGTTGATATCAGAATACACCGTGTCGATGGCCTGAATACCCGCCGCTCTGGCAGCCAGTGCAATGACGTTTCTAGCGTAATACAGCTCGGTACCTTTTGCGGTGCGGGTGGTCTTCATGCTCGCGGTAAAATCCTCACCGCCGAGCGATAGTGCGACGAGTCGCTTGCTGGCCATAGCGGTTTCTCGGGCGTTGAGCAGACCAGACGCCGTCTCAATGATCGCCATGATTCCAATGCTGTTTTCCTCGATGCCGGCGTCTCGTTCAATGCGGGAAATTTCGTCGCAGACCTCGTGGACGATCTCTGGCGATTCACACTTGGGTAGGCGTATCAGATCCGGCTTAGCCCGCACGATAGCTTCAAGGTCTTGGCGTCCGAACGGTGTATCCAATCCGTTGATGCGCACGACCAGCTCGCTTTGAGAGATGCGGGGCCGGCGCAACGTGTTATAGACCAGAAAGCGCGCCGCATCTTTTTCAGCGACCGAAACCGAGTCTTCAAGGTCGTAAACCAGGCAGTCGGCGCGGTATAACGGCGCCTGCGCTATATTGGCCGGATTTGAAGCGCTGGCATACAGGACACTTCTTCTCAATCGATCTCGGTTCATTGCACATCCCCCCTGCTCCAGTCAAATGTTGTTTGATCGCCGGCCCGAAGCAAGGCGGTTTGTACCCGGGAGAGGATCACATGATCCAAGGCGCCCCGATCGACGAGACGGATTGCAGCATCGGGAACCTGCATGATCTGGGCGGCGCGGTGGACTGTCTCGAGAATAGACTTGCCAAATTGCGCTTTAAGTACGCTTTCAAGCTCAAGGGTAACACCGCCGCCCTCATTGGGCTCGACCGTCACCAGCACGTCGCCGGATTCCAATCCGCCGGCCTGCGCCATACGAACTATTTTCATTGGTTTTTGCTCCCTCCAAATCAGGCTGTCTTGATCTTTTTCTTGCCAAAAACATATTTTTTGCCGAGACTGTACAAGAACACGCCGATAATGGCAAGAAAGATAACAAGGCTGACGGGGCGTGTGACAAAAATAGCGTAACTACCGCGCGAAAGCATGAGCGACTGGCGGAAATAATTCTCGGTTAGGGGTGCCAGCACCACCGAAAGAATCAACGGTCCGGCGGGATATTTAAGCTTCTTGACGCAATAGCCGAACACGCCGAAGATCACGATGAGCCAGACGCCAAAAAAGTTGTAATTAAGTGCATAGGCGCCGACACAGCAGAACACCAGCACCAGCGGAGAAAGGTTCTTTTCAACAATGCGGATCATATTGACGAACAGCGGAATCATCAGCACGTTGGAAAAGAGTAGGAATAGGTTTGCAAGGCACAGTGCCGCGATCATCTCCCAGACAATTCCGGCAGATTTGACCATGAGTAGCGGCCCAGGCTGCATGCCAAACATAATCAGTACACCCAAAAAGATAGCGGTACCACCAGAGCCCGGAATGCCCAGGGTAATAAGCGGTACCAATGCGCCGGGTACCGAGGCATTGTTGGCGGCTTCGGGGGCGGCGAGGCCTTCTTCAGCACCCTTGCCGAAACGTTCCGGCGTTTTTGAGACCTTTTTTTCGGTTGCATAGGCCAAAAATGTGGCAATGGTGCCGCCCGCACCGGGCAGAATGCCGACCAACGTGCCGATAACTGAACCGCGCAGCATGGAGGGCAATGTCCTTTTAATGACACCAATACCGGGGATGAATTCACTCATTTTAAAGCTTGGCTTACCCAAATTTAAGCGCGTCTCATTCTCAACGTTAAAGAATACCTCGCCCAGACCGTACATACCGATGATGACAAAGACGAAG from Oscillospiraceae bacterium MB24-C1 includes the following:
- a CDS encoding aldolase/citrate lyase family protein; its protein translation is MNRDRLRRSVLYASASNPANIAQAPLYRADCLVYDLEDSVSVAEKDAARFLVYNTLRRPRISQSELVVRINGLDTPFGRQDLEAIVRAKPDLIRLPKCESPEIVHEVCDEISRIERDAGIEENSIGIMAIIETASGLLNARETAMASKRLVALSLGGEDFTASMKTTRTAKGTELYYARNVIALAARAAGIQAIDTVYSDINDEEGLVEDTLAIKNIGYDGKVAIHPRQVDRINTLFTPTDKEIDKAMRIFAAIREANARNSGVIALDGKMIDAPVVERARRTMALAKATGKWNGGDEDGVE
- the citD gene encoding citrate lyase acyl carrier protein, with protein sequence MKIVRMAQAGGLESGDVLVTVEPNEGGGVTLELESVLKAQFGKSILETVHRAAQIMQVPDAAIRLVDRGALDHVILSRVQTALLRAGDQTTFDWSRGDVQ
- a CDS encoding tripartite tricarboxylate transporter permease, with protein sequence MIETLSALWQGALSMLTITNMLIIALGSIVGTVVGALPGLGPSAGIALMIPLTFTLPVDQALALLVGVYMGTMYGGRITAILINTPGDAPAIMTAEDGYPLMQQGKGGMAMGLSAIASFIGGSFGLLILIFLAPTISRLVINFGAPEYFMLMLLGLATIALLAGKSILKAVMMTAIGFVIGMIGADYISGYVRWDYAPELLEGIDFVFVIIGMYGLGEVFFNVENETRLNLGKPSFKMSEFIPGIGVIKRTLPSMLRGSVIGTLVGILPGAGGTIATFLAYATEKKVSKTPERFGKGAEEGLAAPEAANNASVPGALVPLITLGIPGSGGTAIFLGVLIMFGMQPGPLLMVKSAGIVWEMIAALCLANLFLLFSNVLMIPLFVNMIRIVEKNLSPLVLVFCCVGAYALNYNFFGVWLIVIFGVFGYCVKKLKYPAGPLILSVVLAPLTENYFRQSLMLSRGSYAIFVTRPVSLVIFLAIIGVFLYSLGKKYVFGKKKIKTA